Proteins from a single region of Strix aluco isolate bStrAlu1 chromosome 5, bStrAlu1.hap1, whole genome shotgun sequence:
- the IFT27 gene encoding intraflagellar transport protein 27 homolog isoform X2, translated as MVKLAATCVLAGDPTVGKSALAQMFRNDGAHFQKNYTLTTGIELLVKAVSVPETSDSVEFFIFDSAGKDLFSEMLEKLWEQPNVLCLVYDVTNEQSFNNCAKWLEKLRAQAVGVHIPGVLVGNKTDLIGRRVVEQKQAQEWAEKHGLEYCEMSVEMKNFEAPFHILAKSFHQLYKEKVETFHSLA; from the exons ATGGTGAAGCTCGCTGCCACGTGCGTCCTGGCAG GAGATCCAACTGTGGGGAAGAGTGCTTTAGCCCAGATGTTCCGCAATGATGGGGCTCATTTTCAGAAGAACTACACACTG ACAACGGGCATAGAACTGTTGGTGAAGGCTGTATCAGTTCCAGAGACAAGTGATAGTGTG GAATTCTTCATTTTTGACTCGGCAGGAAAAGATctattttctgaaatgctggaGAAACTG TGGGAACAACCCAACGTCCTGTGCCTTGTGTATGATGTCACTAATGAGCAATCTTTCAACAACTGTGCCAAGTGGTTGGAGAAGCTGAGGGCTCAAGCAGTTGGAGTGCACATCCCAG gtGTCTTAGTGGGGAATAAAACAGACCTGATTGGCCGTCGAGTTGTGGAGCAGAAACAAGCACAGGAGTGGGCTGAGAAACATGGCCTGGAATACTGTGAGATGTCAGTG gagaTGAAAAATTTTGAGGCCCCTTTCCACATCCTGGCAAAGTCATTCCACCAACTGTACAAAGAGAAAGTGGAAACTTTTCACTCACTAGCTTGA
- the IFT27 gene encoding intraflagellar transport protein 27 homolog isoform X1, producing MVKLAATCVLAGDPTVGKSALAQMFRNDGAHFQKNYTLTTGIELLVKAVSVPETSDSVEFFIFDSAGKDLFSEMLEKLWEQPNVLCLVYDVTNEQSFNNCAKWLEKLRAQAVGVHIPGVLVGNKTDLIGRRVVEQKQAQEWAEKHGLEYCEMSVKEMKNFEAPFHILAKSFHQLYKEKVETFHSLA from the exons ATGGTGAAGCTCGCTGCCACGTGCGTCCTGGCAG GAGATCCAACTGTGGGGAAGAGTGCTTTAGCCCAGATGTTCCGCAATGATGGGGCTCATTTTCAGAAGAACTACACACTG ACAACGGGCATAGAACTGTTGGTGAAGGCTGTATCAGTTCCAGAGACAAGTGATAGTGTG GAATTCTTCATTTTTGACTCGGCAGGAAAAGATctattttctgaaatgctggaGAAACTG TGGGAACAACCCAACGTCCTGTGCCTTGTGTATGATGTCACTAATGAGCAATCTTTCAACAACTGTGCCAAGTGGTTGGAGAAGCTGAGGGCTCAAGCAGTTGGAGTGCACATCCCAG gtGTCTTAGTGGGGAATAAAACAGACCTGATTGGCCGTCGAGTTGTGGAGCAGAAACAAGCACAGGAGTGGGCTGAGAAACATGGCCTGGAATACTGTGAGATGTCAGTG aaggagaTGAAAAATTTTGAGGCCCCTTTCCACATCCTGGCAAAGTCATTCCACCAACTGTACAAAGAGAAAGTGGAAACTTTTCACTCACTAGCTTGA